A genome region from Gadus macrocephalus chromosome 15, ASM3116895v1 includes the following:
- the LOC132472937 gene encoding B-cell linker protein-like isoform X3: protein MEQFSRFAAPATAKLRQLQKIVQDINKNEGSILNKLRRLKVKPGPKVPERDYQGEHVDDVERWSDESDEYEEEGGAYEPPPAHRLFTHSSSSPFSRDEYVDRCRSENRGDPLPRIPRPPAKANKPLPPKPRQPSDEDDYIDPELGEQDDYIEPRENPPLSVNSSPMETLWKLPSDPDVYEVPEENIPTGSRFSLKTQTHIMPPIVRPRLIRPQTPESSQDTYEVCDPDPSPGPKAKRDPPLPPKPLLREKAPKPVTRTKQIKHKEPQSQTLPMINSDPPQPHKPFTADFRRTMIPFPHQQMLNPHRQAELSSIENGLQDMDKESDIYGQPWYANTCDRKAAEEVLIQSNRDGSFLVRNSSGQDVEQPYTLAVLYNGKVYNIPVRFIQATQQYALGREKKGEEHFSSISSIIENHMKNPLVLIDSQSNTRDTTKLQHAVRP, encoded by the exons ATGGAACAATTCAGTAGATTCGCTGCTCCTGCTACTGCAAAACTTCG GCAACTCCAGAAAATCGTCCAGGACATCAATAAGAATGAAGGCAGCATCCTTAACAAATTGAGAAG ACTCAAAGTCAAACCAGGCCCAAAAGTCCCAGAAAGAGATTACCAAG GGGAACATGTGGACGACGTTGAGAGATGGTCTGAT GAGAGTGATGAATATGAGGAAGAGGGCGGTGCTTATGAGCCTCCCCCTGCTCACAGACTCTTCACCCACTCTTCTTCCTCGCCCTTCTCCAGGGATGAGTACGTCG ACAGGTGCCGGAGCGAGAATCGAGGCGATCCTCTACCCAGGATACCCCGGCCCCCGGCCAAGGCCAACAAACCGCTGCCCCCAAAGCCACGGCAGCCCAGTGATGAG GACGATTACATCGATCCAGAGCTTGGTGAGCAAGACGACTACATAGAGCCAAGAGAGAACCCCCCACTTA GTGTAAATAGCAGCCCTATGGAAACCCTGTGGAAACTCCCATCTGATCCTG atgtatatgaagtcccagag GAGAATATTCCAACGGGAAGCAG ATTCAGcctaaagacacaaacacatataatgCCACCAATAGTCAGACCCAG ACTCATCAGACCTCAG ACCCCTGAATCATCTCAGGACACGTATGAAGTTTGTGACCCTGATCCTA GTCCAGGTCCAAAGGCCAAGAGGGACCCGCCTCTACCGCCAAAACCATTGCTCAGAGA AAAGGCACCAAAACCAGTTACAAGAACG AAGCAAATTAAACACAAAGAACCACAAA GCCAAACACTGCCCATGATTAACAGTGACCCGCCACAGCCTCATAAGCCGTTCACTGCTGATTTCAGAAGAACAAT GATTCCTTTTCCTCATCAACAGATGTTGAACCCCCACA GACAAGCCGAACTGAGCTCAATTGAAAATGGATTGCAGGACATGGACAAG GAGTCAGACATTTACGGACAACCCTGGTACGCCAACACGTGCGACCGCAAGGCTGCTGAAGAGGTCCTGATTCAATCCAACAGG GATGGCTCCTTTTTAGTGAGGAACAGTTCTGGGCAGGACGTGGAGCAGCCCTACACGTTGGCGGTGCTCTACAATGGCAAGGTGTACAACATCCCCGTGCGGTTCATCCAAGCCACGCAGCAATACGCACTCGGACgggagaagaaaggagaagaG CATTTCTCCAGTATCTCCAGTATCATCGAGAATCACATGAAGAACCCTCTGGTGCTGATTGACAGCCAGAGTAACACCAGGGACACCACTAAACTGCAGCATGCAGTGAGGCCTTAA